A single region of the Nocardioides sp. W7 genome encodes:
- a CDS encoding replication-associated recombination protein A, producing MDGLFDVPRPGGGGGGSLAANTHASAPLAVRMRPRTLDELVGQEQLRAPGAPLRQLIENDQSMSLLLWGPPGTGKTTIASIVSQQTDRRFVEVSAVSAGVKEVRAAIDSARAQLVATGNETVLFVDEVHRFSKAQQDALLPGVENRWVTLVAATTENPFFSVISPLLSRSLLLRLESLTDDDVRAVVAQALVDERGLGGRFTIDNDALDHLVRLAGGDARRSLTYLEAATGAAVSTRPGTGEEPIVVDLATAELAVDQAAVRYDRQGDQHYDVTSAFIKSVRGSDADAALHYLARMMEAGEDPRFIARRLVILASEDIGLADPTAITTAVAAAQVVQLIGMPEAQLTLAHATIALAVAPKSNAVTTAIGAAIADVKAGKIGPVPGHLRDAHYGGAKKLGHGKGYQYSHDAPYGIAEQQYAPDVVNDATYYQPTALGAEAAVKERWERVRRLIRGR from the coding sequence GTGGACGGACTCTTCGACGTGCCCCGCCCCGGCGGCGGGGGCGGTGGCTCGCTGGCGGCGAACACGCACGCCTCGGCGCCGCTCGCCGTGCGGATGCGGCCGCGCACGCTCGACGAGCTGGTCGGCCAGGAGCAGCTGCGCGCTCCCGGCGCGCCACTGCGCCAGCTGATCGAGAACGACCAGTCGATGTCCCTGCTGCTGTGGGGGCCGCCGGGCACCGGAAAGACGACGATCGCCTCGATCGTCAGCCAGCAGACCGACCGGCGCTTCGTCGAGGTCTCGGCGGTCTCGGCCGGCGTCAAGGAGGTGCGGGCGGCGATCGACTCCGCCCGGGCCCAGCTGGTGGCGACCGGCAACGAGACCGTGCTGTTCGTCGACGAGGTGCACCGGTTCAGCAAGGCGCAGCAGGACGCGCTGCTGCCAGGGGTGGAGAACCGCTGGGTGACCCTGGTGGCCGCGACCACCGAGAACCCCTTCTTCTCGGTCATCTCGCCGCTGCTCTCGCGGAGCCTGCTGCTGCGCCTGGAGTCGCTCACCGACGACGACGTGCGCGCCGTGGTCGCGCAGGCGCTGGTCGACGAGCGCGGGCTCGGCGGCCGGTTCACCATCGACAACGACGCCCTCGACCACCTGGTCCGGCTCGCCGGCGGCGACGCCCGACGCTCCCTGACCTACCTGGAGGCCGCGACGGGGGCCGCGGTCTCGACGAGACCGGGCACCGGTGAGGAGCCGATCGTCGTCGACCTGGCCACGGCCGAGCTGGCGGTCGACCAGGCGGCGGTCCGCTACGACCGCCAGGGCGACCAGCACTACGACGTCACCAGCGCCTTCATCAAGTCGGTGCGCGGCTCGGACGCCGACGCGGCCCTGCACTACCTGGCCCGGATGATGGAGGCGGGGGAGGACCCGCGGTTCATCGCGCGACGGCTGGTGATCCTGGCCAGCGAGGACATCGGGCTGGCCGACCCGACCGCGATCACCACGGCTGTGGCGGCCGCCCAGGTGGTCCAGCTGATCGGCATGCCGGAGGCCCAGCTGACCCTCGCGCACGCCACGATCGCGCTGGCCGTCGCACCGAAGTCGAACGCCGTCACCACTGCCATCGGCGCGGCGATCGCGGACGTGAAGGCCGGAAAGATCGGTCCGGTGCCCGGCCACCTGCGCGACGCCCACTACGGCGGGGCCAAGAAACTGGGGCACGGCAAGGGGTACCAGTACAGCCATGACGCGCCGTACGGCATCGCCGAGCAGCAGTACGCCCCCGACGTCGTCAACGACGCCACCTACTACCAGCCGACCGCCCTCGGTGCGGAGGCCGCGGTCAAGGAGCGCTGGGAGCGGGTCCGGCGGCTGATCCGGGGACGATAG
- a CDS encoding dipeptide ABC transporter ATP-binding protein — MSDETTTPGEDLFHEIAGQGHTAAKLDPRAEPVLTVEDLRMYFPVRSAGLVRRTVGHVQAVDGISFQVPEGGSLGLVGESGCGKSTTGRLITRLYKPTSGSMQFGGQDLATLSKRELKPVRRNVQMIFQDPYTSLNPRHTVGSIVGAPLSVHNVVPKNQIVGRVKELLEVVGLNPEHYNRYPNEFSGGQRQRIGIARALTLNPRLLVADEPVSALDVSIQAQVINLLQDLQREFNIAFLFIAHDLAVVRHFCPEVAVMYLGKIVEIADRETLYSRPHHPYTQALLSAVPDVKQAAIGGRRERIRLEGDVPSPINPPSGCRFRTRCHLAQEICAKVEPPLLQIGPRHKVACHFAGELGKAPQRPVTTGLLGVDDRGNPDASSTTQPVDVELMTGSSYEDRWFDVQSRTVVSP, encoded by the coding sequence ATGAGTGACGAGACGACGACCCCTGGCGAGGACCTGTTCCACGAGATCGCCGGCCAGGGGCACACCGCCGCGAAGCTCGACCCGCGGGCCGAGCCGGTCCTCACCGTCGAGGACCTGCGGATGTACTTCCCGGTGAGGTCGGCCGGGCTGGTGCGCCGTACGGTCGGCCACGTCCAGGCCGTCGACGGCATCTCCTTCCAGGTGCCCGAGGGCGGCTCCCTCGGGCTGGTGGGGGAGTCCGGCTGCGGCAAGTCCACGACGGGCCGCCTGATCACCCGGCTCTACAAGCCCACGTCGGGCTCGATGCAGTTCGGCGGCCAGGACCTGGCCACGCTGAGCAAGCGCGAGCTCAAGCCGGTACGGCGCAACGTGCAGATGATCTTCCAGGACCCCTACACCTCGTTGAACCCGCGGCACACCGTCGGGTCGATCGTCGGTGCCCCGCTGTCGGTCCACAACGTGGTGCCGAAGAACCAGATCGTCGGTCGGGTCAAGGAGCTCCTCGAGGTCGTCGGACTCAACCCCGAGCACTACAACCGCTACCCCAACGAGTTCTCCGGCGGCCAGCGGCAGCGCATCGGGATCGCGCGCGCCCTGACCCTGAACCCGCGCCTGCTCGTGGCCGACGAGCCGGTCTCGGCGCTCGACGTGTCCATCCAGGCGCAGGTGATCAACCTGCTCCAGGACCTCCAGCGTGAGTTCAACATCGCCTTCCTGTTCATCGCCCACGACCTGGCGGTGGTCCGGCACTTCTGCCCGGAGGTCGCGGTGATGTACCTCGGCAAGATCGTCGAGATCGCCGACCGCGAGACGCTCTACAGCCGCCCGCACCACCCCTACACCCAGGCGCTGCTGTCGGCAGTGCCCGACGTCAAGCAGGCGGCGATCGGTGGCCGCCGGGAGCGGATCCGGCTGGAGGGCGACGTCCCGAGCCCGATCAACCCGCCGTCCGGCTGCCGGTTCCGCACCCGGTGCCACCTGGCGCAGGAGATCTGCGCCAAGGTCGAGCCGCCGCTGCTGCAGATCGGACCGCGCCACAAGGTCGCGTGCCACTTCGCCGGAGAGCTGGGCAAGGCTCCGCAGCGCCCCGTGACCACCGGCCTGCTCGGCGTCGACGACCGGGGCAACCCGGACGCGTCGTCGACGACCCAGCCGGTGGACGTCGAGCTGATGACCGGGTCGAGCTACGAGGACCGGTGGTTCGACGTGCAGAGCCGCACCGTGGTGAGCCCCTGA
- a CDS encoding ABC transporter ATP-binding protein, whose amino-acid sequence MSDSDPFLVVEDLSVEFPTPDGPLRAVNGVSYTVALGKTLGIVGESGSGKSVSSMAVLGLHDPQRSTVSGSIRVGGQEIVGLAEPAMRKLRGNTVSMIFQDALAALHPFYRVGAQLTEAYGVHHPSASKRDARRRAIEMLDRVGIPQPDSRVDDYPHQFSGGMRQRAMIAMGLINDPSLLIADEPTTALDVTVQAQILDLLQDLQREFNSAIVIITHDLGVIAEMADDVLVMYAGRAVEYGTTKQLLTRPSMPYTWGLLSSVPDVQADTNARLIPIPGNPPSLLDPPPGCSFNPRCAHRDKVPGDLCRTTMPELVPVVPGSAHLKRCHLADPESVYIDEVLPEIAPDLVEEA is encoded by the coding sequence GTGTCCGACAGCGACCCGTTCCTCGTCGTCGAGGACCTGTCCGTCGAGTTCCCCACCCCGGACGGCCCGCTCCGAGCGGTCAACGGGGTCAGCTACACCGTCGCGCTGGGCAAGACCCTCGGCATCGTCGGCGAGTCCGGCTCCGGCAAGTCGGTGTCCAGCATGGCCGTCCTCGGTCTGCACGACCCGCAGCGCTCGACGGTCTCCGGCTCGATCCGGGTCGGCGGCCAGGAGATCGTCGGCCTCGCCGAGCCCGCCATGCGCAAGCTGCGCGGCAACACCGTCTCGATGATCTTCCAGGACGCCCTGGCCGCGCTGCACCCGTTCTACCGGGTCGGCGCGCAGCTCACCGAGGCGTACGGCGTGCATCACCCGAGCGCCTCCAAGCGCGACGCCCGGCGCCGCGCGATCGAGATGCTCGACCGGGTGGGCATCCCGCAGCCCGACAGCCGCGTCGACGACTACCCGCACCAGTTCTCCGGCGGCATGCGGCAGCGCGCCATGATCGCGATGGGCCTGATCAACGACCCGTCGCTGCTGATCGCCGACGAGCCCACCACGGCGCTCGACGTGACGGTGCAGGCGCAGATCCTCGACCTGCTGCAGGATCTCCAGCGCGAGTTCAACTCCGCGATCGTCATCATCACCCACGACCTCGGGGTGATCGCCGAGATGGCCGACGACGTCCTGGTGATGTACGCCGGCCGCGCCGTCGAGTACGGCACGACCAAGCAGCTGCTGACCCGTCCTTCGATGCCCTACACCTGGGGTCTGCTCTCCAGCGTCCCCGACGTACAGGCCGACACCAATGCCCGGCTGATCCCGATCCCGGGCAACCCGCCCAGCCTGTTGGACCCGCCGCCGGGGTGCTCGTTCAACCCCCGGTGCGCGCACCGGGACAAGGTGCCGGGTGACCTGTGCCGCACGACGATGCCCGAGCTCGTGCCGGTCGTCCCCGGCAGCGCCCACCTCAAGCGGTGCCACCTGGCCGACCCCGAGTCGGTCTACATCGACGAGGTCCTGCCCGAGATCGCCCCCGACCTGGTCGAGGAGGCCTGA
- a CDS encoding ABC transporter permease, translating into MLAYIIKRLLAGVVVIILVSMAIFALFWYGPSSPARPICLQETSNRCTPERLAQYEEQMGYNNSIVTEYGKYFTGIFTGREIEVGSSTIDCDAPCLGFSYRSRGLIWDEMITRLPATISLALGSAALYLIIGIPVGVAAARRRGTLGDKTLVTTFLFISSVPYYLLALLAWLYFTLIWDVPILGSSGYTPLREDPVAWFTGLLLPWLCLGLWGSTQYTRYTRGAMVETLGEDYIRTAKAKGLTPNKVVYRHGLRSALVPVVTIFGIDLGVLLAGTLFTERIFEIQGIGLWGLRGVYALDLPVVSATALFTAIIMVSCNLIVDIVYSGLDPRVRLS; encoded by the coding sequence ATGCTCGCCTACATCATCAAGAGACTGCTCGCCGGAGTGGTCGTCATCATCCTCGTCTCGATGGCGATCTTCGCGCTGTTCTGGTACGGCCCGTCCAGCCCCGCGCGGCCGATCTGCCTCCAGGAGACCTCCAACCGCTGCACGCCCGAGCGGCTGGCGCAGTACGAGGAGCAGATGGGTTACAACAACAGCATCGTCACCGAGTACGGCAAGTACTTCACCGGCATCTTCACCGGGCGGGAGATCGAGGTCGGCAGCTCGACGATCGACTGCGACGCTCCGTGCCTGGGCTTCTCCTACCGCTCCCGGGGCCTGATCTGGGACGAGATGATCACCCGGCTGCCGGCCACCATCTCGCTGGCCCTCGGCAGCGCGGCGCTCTACCTGATCATCGGCATACCCGTCGGAGTGGCAGCCGCGCGAAGACGCGGCACGCTGGGCGACAAGACGCTGGTGACCACGTTCCTGTTCATCAGCTCGGTGCCGTACTACCTGCTGGCCCTACTCGCCTGGCTCTACTTCACGCTGATCTGGGACGTCCCGATCCTCGGATCGAGCGGCTACACGCCGCTGCGCGAAGACCCGGTGGCCTGGTTCACCGGCCTGTTGCTGCCCTGGCTGTGCCTGGGTCTGTGGGGCAGCACCCAGTACACCCGTTACACCCGCGGCGCGATGGTCGAGACCCTCGGTGAGGACTACATCCGTACCGCGAAGGCCAAGGGCCTGACGCCCAACAAGGTGGTCTACCGGCACGGCCTGCGCAGCGCGCTGGTGCCGGTCGTCACGATCTTCGGCATCGACCTCGGGGTGCTGTTGGCGGGCACGCTGTTCACCGAGCGGATCTTCGAGATCCAGGGCATCGGCCTGTGGGGTCTGCGCGGGGTCTACGCCCTCGATCTGCCGGTCGTCTCGGCCACCGCCTTGTTCACGGCGATCATCATGGTCAGCTGCAACCTCATCGTGGACATCGTCTACAGCGGCCTCGACCCCCGGGTGCGCCTGTCATGA
- a CDS encoding ABC transporter substrate-binding protein, with protein sequence MKRSKSLAAVACVALVSTLAACGGDDDGGNNDTSDRDFQEAGSGFGKVPDAAGPAPEIEGSATGGDITVLIPSDIGPSDLDPANGWSVLGNSIQQALTHRSLTQYRRNADGDMELVPDLATDLGRPNDDFTEWTFTLKDGVKWETGDPITAEEVKFGIERTFDSETFTGGPGQVYSVENIDCGEGYAGPTKSGDCPGITVDGQDLTIKMTQPFPDMDFWGAFMAMGPIPLENSDFPAYGRKPLSTGPYMIKEFRPSESLTLVKNPNWDPASDPARHQYADSWTIKFDQDQEKVDQILMSESAEGQTTVSNGLGATNVQKLEQALGDNFIQQTGQCVSYKNPDYTKITDPNIRKAIAYSYDFDNITLAGGQVPNLTRIPASTIMPPGMSGRKEYFPDGEQFTFQPEKAKELLAEAGAEGYKLTMIYDDSDAELKAAAEQEKKGYEQGGFTVEMIPFQEDYYDLYDDPDNPINQKLNLRNSNWCSDWPSASTMIPPLVVTGQRYNTSFFSEPEIDDRIKEIPTLPIEEQPAAWGDLDEQIGTEFFPLIPVSYRNDLYGAGAKIGGFTGDAAMSAINYKDLFIIQ encoded by the coding sequence ATGAAGCGAAGCAAGTCGCTTGCAGCGGTCGCCTGCGTTGCCCTCGTCTCGACGCTCGCCGCCTGTGGCGGGGACGACGACGGCGGGAACAACGACACGAGCGACCGCGATTTCCAGGAGGCCGGCTCGGGCTTCGGCAAGGTGCCGGACGCCGCGGGCCCGGCCCCCGAGATCGAGGGGTCGGCGACCGGTGGGGACATCACCGTCCTCATCCCGAGTGACATCGGTCCCTCGGATCTCGATCCGGCCAACGGCTGGTCCGTGCTGGGCAACTCGATCCAGCAGGCCCTGACCCACCGCTCCCTGACCCAGTACCGCCGCAACGCGGACGGCGACATGGAGCTGGTCCCCGACCTCGCCACCGACCTCGGCCGGCCGAACGACGACTTCACCGAGTGGACCTTCACGCTGAAGGACGGCGTGAAGTGGGAGACCGGTGACCCGATCACCGCCGAGGAGGTCAAGTTCGGCATCGAGCGGACCTTCGACTCCGAGACCTTCACCGGTGGACCGGGTCAGGTCTACTCCGTCGAGAACATCGACTGCGGCGAGGGTTACGCGGGCCCGACGAAGTCCGGCGACTGCCCCGGCATCACCGTCGACGGCCAGGACCTCACCATCAAGATGACCCAGCCGTTCCCGGACATGGACTTCTGGGGCGCGTTCATGGCGATGGGGCCGATCCCGCTGGAGAACTCCGACTTCCCCGCCTACGGCCGCAAGCCGCTGTCGACCGGCCCCTACATGATCAAGGAGTTCCGCCCCAGCGAGTCGCTGACCCTGGTCAAGAACCCCAACTGGGACCCGGCCTCCGACCCGGCTCGCCACCAGTACGCCGACTCCTGGACCATCAAGTTCGACCAGGATCAGGAGAAGGTCGACCAGATCCTCATGAGTGAGAGCGCGGAGGGCCAGACGACCGTGAGCAACGGTCTCGGTGCCACGAACGTGCAGAAGCTCGAGCAGGCCCTGGGCGACAACTTCATCCAGCAGACCGGCCAGTGCGTCAGCTACAAGAACCCGGACTACACCAAGATCACCGACCCGAACATCCGCAAGGCGATCGCGTACTCCTACGACTTCGACAACATCACGCTGGCCGGCGGTCAGGTTCCGAACCTCACCCGGATCCCCGCGAGCACGATCATGCCTCCCGGCATGTCGGGCCGTAAGGAGTACTTCCCGGACGGTGAGCAGTTCACGTTCCAGCCCGAGAAGGCCAAGGAGCTGCTGGCCGAGGCCGGCGCCGAGGGCTACAAGCTGACGATGATCTACGACGACTCCGACGCCGAGCTCAAGGCCGCGGCCGAGCAGGAGAAGAAGGGGTACGAGCAGGGCGGCTTCACCGTCGAGATGATCCCGTTCCAGGAGGACTACTACGACCTCTACGACGACCCGGACAACCCGATCAACCAGAAGCTGAACCTGCGCAACTCCAACTGGTGCTCGGACTGGCCGTCGGCCTCGACGATGATCCCGCCGCTGGTCGTCACCGGTCAGCGCTACAACACGTCGTTCTTCTCCGAGCCGGAGATCGACGACCGGATCAAGGAGATCCCGACGCTGCCGATCGAGGAGCAGCCGGCCGCGTGGGGTGACCTCGACGAGCAGATCGGCACCGAGTTCTTCCCGTTGATCCCGGTCTCCTACCGCAACGACCTGTACGGCGCCGGCGCCAAGATCGGTGGCTTCACCGGTGACGCCGCGATGAGCGCGATCAACTACAAGGATCTCTTCATCATCCAGTGA
- a CDS encoding ABC transporter permease, with protein sequence MSLPPVSAETLGHLSDEAPEVQNDGSGRGPVKSQSPLRIALNRLRHDKLAMICLAIVLVFVFIAIFAGQIAKAFGVETGPGNPAKQLDYLNGGMPFKGPPNGAFDPNHPFGIAPKTAEDNLAVWLYGCRTSLMVATISTIVAGLLGIVLGLLAGFVGGRVDKVISFFTDAFLTLPYVLIGLIIAPILNERFALKPDVYAQMQVVSLVIILAGFGWMSMARLVRGEVLSLREREFVQSAEVIGMPTHRIMFRELLPNLVAPIVVAISLMLPAFIAAEAALAFLGVGITQGESWGQTIGQATAYFELYPQFLWQPLLGIVVLVVTLNLLGDAIRDAVDPKTRR encoded by the coding sequence ATGTCGCTGCCGCCGGTTTCCGCCGAGACGCTCGGACACCTGAGCGACGAGGCCCCCGAGGTGCAGAACGACGGGTCGGGTCGAGGTCCGGTCAAGAGCCAGTCCCCGCTGCGGATCGCGCTGAACCGGCTTCGTCACGACAAGCTGGCGATGATCTGCCTGGCGATCGTGCTGGTGTTCGTGTTCATCGCGATCTTCGCGGGCCAGATCGCGAAGGCCTTCGGGGTCGAGACCGGTCCCGGCAACCCCGCGAAGCAGCTGGACTACCTCAACGGCGGCATGCCGTTCAAGGGCCCGCCCAACGGCGCCTTCGACCCGAACCACCCGTTCGGCATTGCGCCGAAGACGGCCGAGGACAACCTCGCGGTCTGGCTCTACGGCTGCCGCACCTCGCTGATGGTCGCCACGATCTCCACGATCGTCGCCGGCCTGCTCGGCATCGTGCTGGGCTTGCTGGCGGGCTTCGTCGGCGGCCGGGTCGACAAGGTCATCTCGTTCTTCACCGACGCGTTCCTGACGCTGCCGTACGTCCTGATCGGCCTGATCATCGCCCCGATCCTCAACGAGCGCTTCGCGCTGAAGCCGGACGTCTACGCCCAGATGCAGGTCGTCTCGCTGGTGATCATCCTGGCCGGCTTCGGCTGGATGTCGATGGCGCGCCTGGTACGCGGCGAGGTGCTCTCGCTGCGCGAGCGCGAGTTCGTCCAGTCCGCCGAGGTGATCGGGATGCCCACGCACCGGATCATGTTCCGCGAGCTGCTGCCCAACCTGGTCGCCCCGATCGTGGTGGCGATCTCGCTGATGCTGCCGGCGTTCATCGCCGCCGAGGCCGCGCTGGCGTTCCTCGGGGTTGGCATCACCCAGGGTGAGTCCTGGGGCCAGACGATCGGGCAGGCCACCGCCTACTTCGAGCTGTACCCGCAGTTCCTGTGGCAGCCGCTGCTCGGCATCGTGGTGCTCGTGGTCACCCTCAACCTGCTCGGCGACGCGATCCGCGACGCGGTGGACCCCAAGACCCGACGCTGA